The following are encoded together in the Streptococcus oralis genome:
- the hrcA gene encoding heat-inducible transcriptional repressor HrcA: MVTERQQDILNLIIDIFTKTHEPVGSKALQESINSSSATIRNDMAALEKQGLLEKAHTSSGRMPSVAGFQYYVKHSLAFDRLAENEVYEIVKAFDQEFFKLEDILQEAANLLTDLSGCTVVALDVEPSRQRLTAFDIVVLGQHTALAVFTLDESRTVTSQFLIPRNFLQEDLLKLKNIIQERFLGHTVLDIHYKIRTEIPQIIQRYFTTTDNVMDLFEHIFKEMFNENIVVSGKVNLLNFANLAAYQFFDHPQKVALEIREGLHEDQMQNVRVADSQESCLADLAVISSKFLIPYRGFGILAIIGPVNLDYQQLVNQVNVVNRVLTMKLTDFYRYLSSNHYEVH, translated from the coding sequence ATGGTTACAGAGCGTCAGCAGGATATTTTAAATCTGATTATTGACATCTTTACCAAAACGCACGAACCTGTCGGATCCAAAGCGCTACAAGAGTCTATTAATTCTAGTAGTGCTACCATTCGTAATGATATGGCAGCTCTAGAAAAACAAGGATTGCTTGAGAAAGCTCATACTTCAAGTGGTCGGATGCCTAGTGTGGCTGGTTTTCAGTACTATGTAAAACACTCCTTGGCTTTTGATCGACTGGCTGAAAATGAGGTTTATGAGATTGTCAAAGCCTTTGATCAGGAGTTCTTCAAACTGGAGGATATTCTGCAAGAGGCTGCCAATTTACTGACAGACTTGAGTGGCTGTACGGTAGTGGCTCTGGATGTTGAGCCAAGTAGACAGCGCCTGACGGCTTTCGATATTGTCGTTCTAGGACAACATACTGCTCTTGCAGTTTTCACCCTGGACGAGTCTCGAACGGTTACCAGTCAGTTTTTGATTCCAAGAAATTTCTTGCAGGAAGATTTGCTGAAACTGAAGAACATCATTCAGGAACGTTTCCTCGGTCACACAGTTCTAGATATTCACTACAAGATTCGAACGGAGATTCCACAGATTATCCAGCGTTACTTCACAACTACGGACAATGTTATGGATCTCTTTGAACACATTTTTAAAGAAATGTTCAACGAAAATATTGTGGTGTCGGGAAAAGTCAATCTCTTGAATTTTGCCAATCTAGCAGCCTATCAGTTCTTTGATCATCCACAAAAGGTGGCTCTGGAGATTCGTGAAGGTCTGCATGAAGATCAAATGCAAAATGTCCGTGTTGCAGACAGTCAGGAATCCTGTCTAGCTGATTTGGCGGTGATTAGCAGTAAGTTCCTCATTCCTTATCGAGGTTTTGGAATTCTAGCGATTATCGGTCCAGTCAATCTAGATTATCAGCAATTGGTCAACCAAGTCAATGTGGTCAATCGTGTTTTGACGATGAAGTTGACAGATTTTTATCGCTACCTCAGCAGTAATCATTACGAAGTACATTAA
- the grpE gene encoding nucleotide exchange factor GrpE has protein sequence MAQDKKKEEMKEEEVVETTEETTPEKSELDLANERADEFENKYLRAHAEMQNIQRRANEERQNLQRYRSQDLAKAILPSLDNLERALAVEGLTDDVKKGLEMVQESLIHALKEEGIEEIVADGKFDHNYHMAIQTLPADDEHPADTIAQVFQKGYKLHDRILRPAMVVVYN, from the coding sequence ATGGCCCAAGATAAAAAAAAGGAAGAAATGAAAGAAGAGGAAGTTGTGGAAACAACTGAAGAAACAACTCCTGAAAAGTCAGAGTTGGACTTGGCAAATGAACGTGCGGATGAGTTCGAAAACAAATACCTTCGCGCTCATGCAGAAATGCAAAATATTCAACGCCGTGCCAATGAAGAACGTCAAAACTTGCAACGTTATCGTAGCCAGGACTTGGCGAAAGCAATCTTGCCATCGCTTGACAACTTAGAACGTGCACTAGCAGTTGAAGGTTTGACAGACGATGTCAAAAAAGGATTGGAGATGGTGCAAGAGAGCTTGATTCACGCTTTGAAAGAAGAAGGAATCGAAGAAATCGTAGCTGACGGCAAATTTGACCATAACTACCATATGGCCATCCAAACTCTCCCAGCAGACGATGAACACCCAGCAGATACAATCGCCCAAGTCTTCCAAAAAGGCTACAAACTCCATGACCGCATCCTACGCCCAGCAATGGTAGTTGTCTACAACTAG
- the dnaK gene encoding molecular chaperone DnaK — MSKIIGIDLGTTNSAVAVLEGTESKIIANPEGNRTTPSVVSFKNGEIIVGDAAKRQAVTNPDTVISIKSKMGTSEKVSANGKEYTPQEISAMILQYLKGYAEEYLGEKVTKAVITVPAYFNDAQRQATKDAGKIAGLEVERIVNEPTAAALAYGLDKTDKEEKILVFDLGGGTFDVSILELGDGVFDVLSTAGDNKLGGDDFDQKIIDHLVAEFKKENGIDLSTDKMAMQRLKDAAEKAKKDLSGVTSTQISLPFITAGEAGPLHLEMTLTRAKFDDLTRDLVERTKVPVRQALSDAGLSLSEIDEVILVGGSTRIPAVVEAVKAETGKEPNKSVNPDEVVAMGAAIQGGVITGDVKDVVLLDVTPLSLGIETMGGVFTKLIDRNTTIPTSKSQVFSTAADNQPAVDIHVLQGERPMAADNKTLGRFQLTDIPAAPRGIPQIEVTFDIDKNGIVSVKAKDLGTQKEQTIVIQSNSGLTDEEIDRMMKDAEANAEADKKRKEEVDLRNEVDQAIFATEKTIKETEGKGFDAERDAAQAALDDLKKAQEDNNLDEMKAKLEALNEKAQGLAVKLYEQAAAAQQAQAGAEGAQATGNAGDDVVDGEFTEK; from the coding sequence ATGTCTAAAATTATCGGTATTGACTTAGGTACAACAAACTCAGCAGTTGCAGTTCTTGAAGGAACTGAAAGCAAAATCATCGCAAACCCAGAAGGAAACCGTACAACTCCATCTGTAGTATCATTCAAAAATGGAGAAATCATCGTTGGTGATGCCGCAAAACGTCAAGCAGTTACAAACCCAGATACAGTTATCTCAATCAAATCTAAGATGGGAACTTCTGAAAAAGTTTCTGCTAATGGAAAAGAATATACTCCACAAGAAATCTCAGCTATGATTCTTCAATACTTGAAAGGTTACGCTGAAGAATACCTTGGTGAAAAAGTAACCAAAGCAGTTATCACAGTTCCAGCCTACTTTAACGACGCTCAACGTCAAGCAACAAAAGACGCTGGTAAAATCGCTGGTCTTGAAGTAGAACGTATCGTCAACGAACCAACTGCAGCAGCCCTTGCTTACGGTTTGGACAAGACTGACAAAGAAGAAAAAATCTTGGTATTCGACCTTGGTGGAGGTACATTCGACGTATCTATCCTTGAATTGGGTGATGGTGTCTTCGATGTATTGTCAACTGCAGGGGACAACAAACTCGGTGGTGACGACTTTGACCAAAAAATCATCGATCACTTGGTAGCAGAATTCAAGAAAGAAAACGGTATTGACTTGTCTACTGACAAGATGGCAATGCAACGTTTGAAAGATGCGGCTGAAAAAGCTAAGAAAGATCTTTCTGGTGTCACTTCAACACAAATCAGCTTGCCATTCATCACTGCTGGTGAAGCTGGACCTCTTCACTTGGAAATGACCTTGACTCGTGCGAAATTTGACGATTTGACTCGTGACCTTGTAGAACGTACAAAAGTTCCAGTTCGTCAAGCCCTTTCAGATGCAGGTTTAAGCTTATCAGAAATCGACGAAGTCATCCTTGTTGGTGGTTCAACTCGTATCCCAGCCGTTGTAGAAGCTGTGAAAGCTGAAACTGGTAAAGAACCAAACAAATCAGTAAACCCTGATGAAGTAGTTGCTATGGGTGCTGCGATCCAAGGTGGTGTGATTACTGGTGATGTTAAAGACGTTGTCCTTCTTGACGTTACACCATTGTCACTCGGTATCGAAACAATGGGTGGCGTCTTCACAAAACTTATCGATCGCAACACTACTATTCCAACATCTAAATCACAAGTCTTCTCAACTGCGGCAGACAACCAACCAGCCGTTGATATCCACGTTCTTCAAGGTGAACGCCCAATGGCAGCAGATAACAAGACTCTTGGACGTTTCCAATTGACAGATATCCCAGCTGCACCTCGTGGAATTCCTCAAATCGAAGTAACTTTCGACATCGACAAGAACGGTATTGTATCCGTTAAAGCCAAAGACCTTGGAACTCAAAAAGAACAAACTATTGTCATCCAATCAAATTCAGGTTTGACTGATGAAGAAATCGACCGCATGATGAAAGATGCAGAAGCAAACGCTGAAGCAGATAAGAAACGTAAAGAAGAAGTTGATCTTCGTAACGAAGTAGACCAAGCAATCTTTGCGACTGAAAAGACCATCAAGGAAACTGAAGGTAAAGGCTTTGACGCAGAACGCGATGCTGCTCAAGCTGCCCTTGATGACCTTAAGAAAGCGCAAGAAGACAACAACTTGGACGAAATGAAAGCAAAACTTGAAGCATTGAACGAAAAAGCTCAAGGACTTGCAGTTAAACTCTACGAACAAGCCGCAGCAGCCCAACAAGCTCAAGCAGGAGCAGAAGGCGCACAAGCAACAGGAAACGCAGGCGATGACGTCGTAGACGGAGAGTTTACTGAAAAATAA
- the dnaJ gene encoding molecular chaperone DnaJ yields the protein MNNTEFYDRLGVSKNASADEIKKAYRKLSKKYHPDINKEPGAEEKYKEVQEAYETLSDDQKRAAYDQYGAAGANGGFGGAGGFGGFDGAGGFGGFEDIFSSFFGGGGASRNPNAPRQGDDLQYRVNLTFEEAIFGTEKEVKYNREASCRTCNGSGAKPGTSPVTCGRCHGAGVINVDTQTPLGMMRRQVTCDVCHGRGKEIKDPCTTCHGTGHEKQAHSVHVKIPAGVETGQQIRLAGQGEAGFNGGPYGDLYVVVSVEASDKFEREGTTIFYKLNLNIVQATLGDTVEIPTVHGDVELVIPEGTQTGKKFRLRGKGAPSLRGGAVGDQYVTVNVVTPTGLNDRQKAALKEFAAAGDLKVNPKKKGFFDHIKDAFEGE from the coding sequence ATGAACAATACTGAATTTTATGATCGTCTGGGGGTGTCAAAAAACGCTTCGGCAGACGAGATCAAAAAGGCTTATCGTAAGCTTTCCAAAAAATATCACCCAGATATCAACAAGGAGCCTGGCGCTGAGGAAAAATACAAGGAAGTTCAAGAAGCCTATGAGACTTTGAGTGACGACCAAAAACGTGCAGCCTACGACCAATATGGTGCTGCAGGTGCCAACGGTGGCTTTGGTGGTGCCGGTGGTTTTGGCGGTTTTGACGGAGCAGGTGGCTTCGGTGGTTTTGAAGATATCTTCTCAAGTTTTTTCGGGGGAGGCGGAGCTTCGCGCAATCCAAACGCTCCTCGTCAAGGGGATGACCTCCAGTACCGTGTGAACTTGACCTTTGAAGAAGCTATCTTCGGAACGGAAAAAGAAGTTAAATATAATCGTGAAGCCAGCTGTCGTACATGTAACGGATCTGGTGCTAAGCCAGGAACAAGTCCAGTCACTTGTGGACGCTGTCATGGCGCTGGTGTCATTAACGTTGATACGCAGACTCCTCTTGGTATGATGCGTCGCCAAGTAACCTGTGATGTCTGTCATGGTCGCGGAAAAGAAATCAAGGATCCATGTACAACTTGTCATGGAACAGGTCATGAAAAACAAGCTCATAGCGTACATGTGAAGATTCCTGCAGGTGTGGAAACAGGCCAACAAATCCGCCTCGCGGGTCAAGGTGAAGCAGGCTTTAACGGTGGACCTTACGGAGACTTGTACGTGGTGGTTTCAGTAGAAGCTAGCGATAAGTTTGAACGTGAAGGAACAACTATTTTCTACAAGTTAAACCTCAATATTGTCCAAGCTACTCTTGGAGATACTGTTGAAATTCCAACCGTGCATGGTGATGTTGAATTGGTTATCCCAGAAGGAACTCAGACTGGCAAGAAATTCCGTCTACGTGGCAAGGGAGCACCGAGCCTTCGTGGCGGTGCTGTTGGTGACCAATACGTTACTGTCAATGTCGTGACTCCGACAGGTTTGAACGACCGCCAAAAAGCAGCGCTTAAAGAATTCGCAGCTGCAGGTGACTTGAAAGTCAATCCGAAGAAAAAAGGCTTCTTTGACCATATAAAAGATGCCTTTGAAGGAGAATAA
- a CDS encoding HIT family protein, translating into MSDCIFCKIIAGEIPASKVYEDDQVLAFLDISQVTPGHTLIVPKEHYRNLLEMDAASASQLFAQVPLVAQKVMKATKAAGMNIIANCEEVAGQTVFHTHVHLVPRYGAEDDLKIDFIAHEPDFDKLAQVAETIKNA; encoded by the coding sequence ATGTCAGATTGCATTTTTTGTAAGATCATCGCAGGGGAGATTCCTGCTTCAAAAGTATACGAGGATGATCAGGTTCTTGCCTTTCTTGATATCTCTCAAGTAACGCCTGGACACACCCTCATTGTACCAAAAGAGCATTATCGCAATCTTTTAGAAATGGATGCCGCAAGTGCCAGCCAACTCTTTGCCCAAGTGCCACTGGTAGCTCAAAAAGTTATGAAGGCTACCAAGGCCGCCGGAATGAACATCATCGCCAACTGTGAGGAAGTTGCTGGTCAAACAGTCTTTCATACTCACGTGCATCTCGTACCCCGCTACGGTGCAGAAGATGACCTCAAGATTGACTTTATCGCCCACGAACCTGACTTTGACAAACTTGCCCAAGTCGCTGAAACCATTAAAAACGCTTAA
- a CDS encoding ABC transporter ATP-binding protein has translation MLEIKNLTGGYVHVPVLKDVSFTVESGQLVGLIGLNGAGKSTTINEIIGLLTPYSGEIKINGLTLREAATSYRKQIGYIPETPSLYEELTLREHFETVAMAYGIEQKVAFERVEHLLKMFRLDQKLDWFPVHFSKGMKQKVMIICAFVVDPSLFIVDEPFLGLDPLAISDLIQLLEVEKQKGKSILMSTHVLDSAEKMCDAFVILHKGEVRAQGNLQQLREAFDMPEASLNDIYLALTKEEEL, from the coding sequence ATGTTAGAAATTAAAAACCTGACAGGTGGCTATGTTCACGTCCCTGTCTTGAAAGATGTGTCCTTTACAGTTGAAAGTGGGCAGTTGGTCGGTTTGATTGGTCTAAACGGTGCTGGAAAATCAACGACTATCAATGAAATTATCGGTCTTTTGACTCCTTACAGTGGGGAAATTAAGATTAATGGTTTGACCCTGCGAGAAGCTGCGACTAGCTACCGCAAGCAGATTGGCTACATCCCAGAGACGCCTAGCTTGTATGAGGAACTGACACTCAGAGAGCATTTCGAGACGGTTGCCATGGCTTATGGTATTGAGCAAAAAGTGGCTTTTGAGCGAGTGGAACATTTGTTAAAGATGTTTCGTCTGGACCAAAAATTGGACTGGTTCCCAGTGCATTTCTCCAAAGGGATGAAGCAGAAGGTCATGATTATCTGTGCCTTTGTGGTGGATCCGAGTCTTTTCATCGTTGATGAGCCTTTCCTTGGGCTTGATCCGCTGGCTATTTCTGACTTGATTCAGCTTTTGGAAGTGGAAAAGCAAAAAGGCAAGTCTATTCTCATGAGTACCCATGTGCTAGACTCAGCAGAAAAGATGTGTGATGCCTTTGTTATTCTCCACAAGGGGGAGGTGCGGGCTCAGGGGAACCTCCAGCAACTCCGTGAAGCCTTTGACATGCCTGAAGCTAGTTTGAATGACATTTATCTGGCTCTGACAAAAGAGGAGGAGCTATGA
- a CDS encoding ABC transporter permease, with the protein MKDLFLKRKQAFRKECVGYLRYVLNDHFVLFLLVLIGFLAYQYSQLLQHFPENHWPILLFLGIVSALLLAWGGIATYMEVPDKLFLLVSEEEVKSHLKGQTVRSLVFWLFVQNLFLLLFAPLFLAMGYGLPVFLIYVLLLGTGKYLLFRQKASKFFTDTGLDWDYVISQESKRKQVLLRFFALFTQVKGVSNSVKRRVYLDFILKAVQKVPSKIWQNLYLRSYLRNGDLFALSLRLLLLSLLALVFIAQSWIATAVVVLFNYLLLFQLLALYHAFDYQYLTQLFPLEKGEKEKGLKQIVLGVGSAVLLLEFLVGAVVFQEKIALLALVGASLFLQLFYLPYQLKRLVDE; encoded by the coding sequence ATGAAAGACTTGTTTTTAAAGAGAAAGCAGGCTTTTCGTAAGGAATGTGTCGGTTATCTTCGTTATGTTCTCAATGACCACTTTGTCTTGTTCCTGCTAGTTCTCATCGGTTTTTTAGCCTACCAGTATAGTCAACTCCTGCAACATTTTCCTGAAAATCATTGGCCTATTCTCTTGTTTTTGGGGATTGTCTCTGCCTTGCTTTTAGCTTGGGGAGGAATCGCGACCTACATGGAAGTACCTGACAAGCTCTTTCTCTTAGTCAGTGAAGAGGAGGTTAAGTCCCACCTCAAAGGGCAGACGGTGCGCTCACTGGTCTTTTGGCTCTTTGTCCAAAACCTTTTCTTGCTGTTATTTGCGCCCTTATTTTTAGCCATGGGCTATGGTTTGCCAGTCTTTCTCATCTATGTGCTTTTATTGGGAACTGGGAAATATCTCCTCTTTCGTCAAAAAGCCAGTAAATTTTTTACTGATACTGGTCTCGACTGGGACTATGTGATCTCCCAAGAAAGCAAGCGCAAGCAAGTTTTGCTTCGTTTCTTTGCTCTCTTTACGCAGGTCAAGGGCGTTTCAAATAGTGTCAAACGTCGCGTTTATCTGGATTTCATCCTTAAAGCAGTTCAGAAAGTGCCGAGCAAGATTTGGCAAAACCTCTATCTTCGTTCTTACCTGCGAAATGGAGACCTCTTTGCCCTCAGTTTGCGCCTTTTGCTCCTATCCTTGTTAGCTCTAGTCTTTATCGCGCAATCTTGGATCGCGACAGCGGTGGTAGTGCTGTTTAACTACCTCCTGCTCTTTCAGTTACTGGCCCTCTATCACGCCTTTGACTACCAATACTTGACCCAGCTTTTTCCATTAGAAAAAGGGGAGAAAGAAAAGGGATTAAAACAGATTGTGCTCGGTGTGGGAAGTGCAGTTCTTTTGTTAGAATTTCTGGTCGGAGCAGTGGTTTTTCAAGAAAAAATAGCCTTGTTGGCTCTTGTAGGGGCTAGTCTCTTCCTACAATTGTTTTATTTACCTTACCAACTAAAAAGATTGGTTGACGAATAG
- the ccrZ gene encoding cell cycle regulator CcrZ, producing the protein MDLGDNELTLTPIPGKSGKAYMGSYPDGKRVFVKMNTSPILPGLAREQIAPQLLWTRRLPDGRDMCAQEWLTGKILTPYDMNRKQIINILNRLHRSRPLMKQLSRLGYTMEKPVDLLRSWQQEVPEILQQNHYLNSVIAELGKTVPGFREDHATIVHGDLRHSNWIETESGLVYLVDWDSVRLTDRMFDVAHLLCHYIPDHQWRQWLRDYGYKYNQTVLDKLYWYGQYSYLNQIAKYCENQDLDNVNREIYALRVFRDKYGKKR; encoded by the coding sequence ATGGACTTGGGTGATAATGAGCTAACGCTGACCCCTATACCTGGGAAGAGTGGCAAGGCTTATATGGGAAGCTACCCTGATGGGAAGCGCGTCTTTGTAAAAATGAACACCTCTCCAATCCTACCTGGTCTAGCCAGAGAACAAATCGCTCCTCAATTACTATGGACTCGTCGTTTGCCAGACGGCCGTGATATGTGTGCTCAGGAATGGCTGACGGGTAAAATCTTGACCCCTTACGATATGAATCGCAAGCAGATTATCAATATCTTGAACCGCCTTCACCGCTCGCGTCCTTTGATGAAGCAGTTGAGCCGTTTGGGATATACCATGGAAAAACCAGTTGATTTGTTGCGTTCTTGGCAACAAGAAGTACCAGAAATCTTGCAACAGAATCACTACTTGAATAGTGTGATTGCTGAGCTAGGTAAGACGGTTCCAGGTTTTAGAGAAGACCATGCAACGATTGTGCATGGGGATCTTCGCCATAGTAATTGGATTGAGACAGAGAGTGGACTCGTTTATCTAGTGGATTGGGATTCGGTTCGTCTGACGGATCGTATGTTTGATGTAGCGCATTTGCTATGCCACTACATTCCAGATCATCAGTGGCGTCAATGGTTGAGAGACTACGGCTATAAGTACAATCAGACAGTGTTAGATAAATTGTATTGGTATGGTCAGTATTCTTACTTGAACCAGATTGCCAAATACTGTGAAAATCAAGATTTAGACAATGTAAACCGGGAGATTTATGCCTTGCGTGTCTTCCGTGACAAGTATGGAAAGAAAAGATGA
- the trmB gene encoding tRNA (guanosine(46)-N7)-methyltransferase TrmB, with translation MRVRNRKGATELLEANPQYVVLNPLEAKGKWRDLFGNDHPIHVEVGSGKGAFVSGMAKQNPDINYIGIDIQKSVLSYALDKVLEVGVPNIKLLWVDGSDLTDYFEDGEIDRLYLNFSDPWPKKRHEKRRLTYKSFLDTFKRILPENGEIHFKTDNRGLFEYSLVSFSQYGMKLNGVWLDLHASDFEGNVMTEYEQKFSNKGQVIYRVEAEF, from the coding sequence ATGAGAGTTAGAAATCGTAAAGGGGCGACAGAGTTACTAGAGGCTAATCCCCAGTATGTTGTCCTCAATCCCTTGGAAGCTAAAGGGAAATGGCGAGACTTGTTTGGAAATGATCATCCTATTCATGTTGAAGTTGGAAGTGGGAAAGGAGCCTTCGTATCAGGAATGGCCAAACAAAACCCTGACATCAACTATATCGGGATTGACATCCAAAAGTCGGTGTTAAGTTATGCCTTGGATAAGGTATTAGAAGTTGGAGTTCCTAATATCAAGTTGTTGTGGGTAGATGGTTCAGATTTGACGGACTACTTTGAAGACGGTGAGATTGATCGTCTCTACCTAAACTTTTCAGATCCCTGGCCTAAAAAACGCCATGAAAAACGCCGTCTGACCTACAAGAGTTTCTTGGATACCTTCAAGCGCATCTTACCTGAGAATGGGGAAATCCATTTCAAGACAGACAATCGTGGCTTATTTGAGTACAGCCTGGTGAGTTTTTCTCAGTACGGCATGAAACTGAACGGGGTTTGGTTGGACTTACATGCCAGTGATTTTGAAGGCAATGTCATGACGGAATATGAGCAAAAATTCTCCAACAAGGGTCAAGTGATCTACCGTGTTGAGGCAGAATTTTAA
- the rimP gene encoding ribosome maturation factor RimP, translating to MDTIATIVELVREVVEPVIQAPFKLVDIEYGKIDSDMILSIFVDKPEGITLNDTADLTEIISPVLDTIKPDPFPEQYFLEITSPGLERPLKTKDAVAGAVGKYIHVGLYQAIDKQKVFEGTLVSFEEDELTMEYMDKTRKKTVQIPYSLVSKARLAVKL from the coding sequence GTGGACACAATCGCAACAATCGTAGAATTAGTCAGAGAAGTTGTAGAACCTGTCATCCAAGCGCCTTTCAAACTCGTGGATATCGAGTATGGAAAGATTGACAGTGACATGATTCTCAGTATTTTTGTAGATAAACCTGAAGGAATTACCTTGAACGACACGGCAGACCTGACAGAAATTATCAGTCCTGTCCTAGACACCATCAAGCCCGATCCCTTCCCAGAACAATATTTCCTAGAAATCACCAGTCCAGGCTTGGAACGTCCTTTGAAAACCAAGGATGCTGTCGCTGGAGCTGTTGGGAAATACATCCATGTCGGGCTCTACCAAGCCATTGATAAGCAAAAAGTCTTTGAAGGAACTTTGGTATCCTTTGAAGAAGACGAGTTGACCATGGAATATATGGACAAGACACGTAAGAAAACCGTTCAAATTCCATACAGTTTAGTATCAAAAGCACGTTTAGCAGTAAAACTATAG
- the nusA gene encoding transcription termination factor NusA: MSKEMLEAFRILEEDKGIKKEDIIDAVVESLRSAYRRRYGQSDSVAIDFNEKTGDFTVYTVREVVDEVFDSRLEISLKDALAINSAYELGDKIKFEEAPAEFGRVAAQSAKQTIMEKMRKQTRAITYNTYKEHEQEIMSGTVERFDNRFIYVNLGSIEAQLSKQDQIPGEVFASHDRIEVYVYKVEDNPRGVNVFVSRSHPEMIKRLMEQEIPEVYDGTVEIMSVAREAGDRTKVAVRSHNPNVDAIGTIVGRGGANIKKITSKFHPARYDAKSDRMIPVEENIDVIEWVADPAEFIYNAIAPAEVDQVIFDENDSKRALVVVPDNKLSLAIGRRGQNVRLAAHLTGYRIDIKSASEFEAMEEAGQVDYADADELTEE; encoded by the coding sequence ATGAGTAAAGAAATGCTAGAGGCCTTCCGCATTTTGGAAGAAGACAAGGGAATCAAAAAAGAAGACATCATCGACGCAGTAGTAGAGTCGCTTCGTTCCGCTTATCGCAGACGCTATGGTCAATCTGACAGCGTAGCCATTGACTTCAATGAAAAAACGGGTGACTTTACAGTTTATACTGTCCGTGAAGTTGTTGATGAAGTATTTGATAGCCGTTTGGAAATTAGCTTGAAAGATGCCCTTGCCATTAATTCAGCCTATGAGCTTGGTGACAAAATCAAGTTTGAAGAAGCACCAGCTGAGTTTGGTCGTGTAGCAGCCCAATCTGCTAAACAAACCATCATGGAAAAAATGCGCAAGCAAACACGTGCCATCACTTATAATACATACAAAGAACATGAACAAGAAATCATGTCTGGTACAGTAGAACGCTTTGACAACCGCTTCATCTATGTCAACCTTGGTAGCATCGAAGCCCAATTGTCAAAACAGGACCAAATCCCTGGAGAAGTTTTTGCTTCCCATGACCGTATCGAAGTCTACGTTTACAAGGTTGAAGACAATCCTCGTGGTGTCAACGTATTTGTTAGCCGTAGCCATCCAGAAATGATCAAACGTTTGATGGAGCAAGAAATTCCAGAAGTGTATGATGGAACTGTCGAAATCATGAGCGTAGCCCGCGAAGCTGGTGACCGTACGAAAGTTGCCGTTCGTAGCCACAATCCAAACGTGGACGCTATCGGGACAATCGTTGGACGTGGTGGTGCCAATATCAAGAAAATCACCAGCAAATTCCACCCAGCTCGTTACGATGCTAAGAGCGACCGCATGATTCCTGTCGAAGAAAACATCGACGTTATCGAGTGGGTAGCGGATCCAGCTGAGTTTATCTACAATGCCATCGCACCTGCAGAGGTTGACCAAGTTATCTTTGATGAAAATGACAGCAAACGTGCCTTGGTCGTTGTACCTGATAACAAGCTTTCTCTTGCCATCGGTCGTCGTGGACAAAATGTTCGCTTAGCAGCTCACTTGACAGGTTACCGTATCGATATCAAGTCAGCCAGTGAGTTTGAAGCTATGGAAGAAGCAGGTCAAGTGGATTACGCAGATGCGGATGAATTGACAGAAGAATAA
- the rnpM gene encoding RNase P modulator RnpM, whose protein sequence is MKTRKIPLRKSVVSNEVIDKRDLLRIVKNKEGQVFIDPTGKANGRGAYIKLDNAEALEAKKKKVFNRSFNMEVEESFYDELIAYVDHKVKRRELGLE, encoded by the coding sequence ATGAAAACAAGAAAAATCCCTTTGCGCAAGTCTGTTGTGTCCAACGAAGTGATTGATAAGCGTGATTTGCTCCGCATTGTCAAGAACAAAGAAGGACAGGTCTTTATCGATCCGACAGGCAAGGCCAATGGCCGTGGCGCTTATATCAAGCTAGACAATGCAGAAGCCCTAGAGGCAAAAAAGAAGAAAGTCTTTAACCGCAGCTTTAACATGGAAGTGGAAGAAAGCTTTTATGACGAGTTGATCGCTTATGTGGATCACAAAGTGAAAAGAAGAGAGTTAGGACTTGAATAA
- a CDS encoding YlxQ-related RNA-binding protein: MNKQKISNLLGLAQRAGRIISGEELVVKAIQDQKAKLVFLAQDAGPNLTKKIQDKSDYYQVEVITVFSTLELSIAVGKSRKVLAVTDAGFTKKMRSLME, from the coding sequence TTGAATAAGCAAAAGATAAGCAATCTCTTGGGACTTGCTCAACGAGCAGGCCGGATCATATCGGGTGAGGAATTGGTAGTCAAGGCAATCCAAGACCAGAAAGCCAAGCTAGTCTTTCTAGCACAGGATGCTGGTCCCAATCTGACCAAGAAGATTCAAGATAAAAGTGACTATTATCAAGTAGAAGTTATAACCGTGTTTTCAACACTGGAATTAAGCATAGCAGTCGGAAAATCGAGAAAGGTTTTGGCTGTGACAGATGCTGGATTTACAAAGAAAATGAGGTCTCTTATGGAATAG